The window aacctcTAAGGGCACTTTCGTAAAATCATGCctttaaaattcataaaatcgtagaattagggacgggctgtcacaataaCCCTCATGTAGAAGAAAACGACATGTtgtttatttatcattttagaGAATTTATTTGGAAGATTGGGTGAAAATCGATGAATATACAAATCTCAATTGATGAACGGATTAAAATTAAAGTACAAAAGACATCGATCAAATGCTGACATATTGCTCCCTCCAACATTGACGACATATCGACCGAACGCTAAAAATGATCATTTCCGCAAGTTCATCATGTCATCCCATCTCAAAGGTGAGTGAAAGCCACCAAGTAATAGAATAATCAACCTTTAATTTTTCTCACTGCGGAAATGTGAAATAGAATTTGAGCGCAAAAGAGGTCGGCAAAGTTCAGCCCGTGTAAAAATTTTCCCATGCGGCTACGAACATTGGTGTCAATTGCAGCACTTGCCAACAACCGCCCAAAAAGCGGGCATGCGCAACTGAACTTAGCACTCCTCAGTTTTGGAAAAGTTCAATGACTATTACAATCATAAGCAATCAAGATTCTTACTCAGCATATCACAACTCAGAACGTTTACATATAAATTATCATGGAAAATTATAACTAATGCAGTCGGAAGCTGCATGTTTAAATTTACAAGCCGACCCCCCGAATTGTCCAATTCTTCTTTTTCCGGTCGAAGTTTGCCCAATTCAGGGGACCTGAATATCACCCAATTGACCGGAGCATAGTCCTAAATTAACTTCACCGGTTGACCACTGAACACAAAATTGACCTACTACCTTATATACAGCAGCCTACAAGAACTCCCTGGCAGAGTACGCCTTCGACTCAAAGATCGATTTACTGAGGATGACTATTTTTTGTTTGAGGAACCTGAGTGCTCACGTTGGCAATCAATGACTGTTGCGCGGCAACAAGATGTGGTGGAGCGGACAGATTTGACGGGGGTCTTGAAGCAGCAGGAGTTGGTTGGGTTGGCTGAATAATGAACTGGTTGAGAGCAGCAGAGTAAGCCCGACCTGACAGGCTTCCACGCATCCGACCTGTTGGTCGCCAATTCTCTCCGGATGACAAGTCTGGTGATCCATCAGCCCCTGAAACTGCTTGCACCGTTTCTACTACGTTTCTGCTCTGCTCCAGTGCAGCTGTCCTGAAACCTTCAGCATTTGCTGGCAAAATTGGCCTGTTTCttggagattgattttgaaCTGGCGTCGATGGAGACTGCCTGGCCATCATAGCAACTCGCTGCTGCTGACCAATCGCGAACCTTTGTTGGTTGTCTAAAGAACTTGATGTTTGACCAGTCTCAACTCGTACACTTCCTTGCTGAATATGGGCCCGCGAGACATGTGAAGATGATCGATTGGCGCTTGAAAGCTGACCTACAGTCTGGGGAGTCCGTGGATTAAAAGCTTGCTGCAGATGTGCATTTTGGAACTCCATAAGCCCAAGAGATGTTCGGTTAACACTCTGCAGTTGACTCGGAGCTGGAAGGCCAACAACCTGTTGGGCAGATTGGCCATGACGATCCCAGTTCTGCAAGATTAATGAAATGCAACTCATTAGCATGACAAAATGGACAccaaaaaaatatcatttagATTGGAATTCCGTAAATTAGCAACGAAAAAGTCTCTACAATGCTTTGGCCAACAACCAATCAAACTGAAAAGTGTTGATTAAAAATCAAGAATTTGAGGAACCAATCAAACTGAAAAGTGTTGATTAAAAATCAAGAATTTGAGGTCCAGGGTTCCCAACTTCTATTTATACTGGTCGCCACCAGCATAACAAAATGGACTTCAAGAAAAGAAGGGAGCATTAACCTGTGTTGTTTGTGAGGGCGGTTGCATTGACGATGGAGCAATAATTGACACTTGAGGCAGATTCATTCGGGGCCTAGAAAAGTGTTGCTGtctttccacatcactacataCTGCAGTGACACCATTTGCTGTGGGTGTGATAGACTGGCCAACCTGAGAACTAAGAGAGGCACTAGGGGGAGTATTGAAACTAGTTCTAGATCTTTGCTGCAATCCTGGCGTCTGGGCAGGAAGGGCCTGAACTGCTGTTGGTGTCCTAGGTAATACTGTGTTAGCAAATCTCCCATACTCATTGCTAACAGTAGCATTTGAACTTGCAAACTGCGGCTGTTGTAACTGCAAATTATTGGAGGAAAATTGAGTATGCATTGCAGATGCCACAAGATCAGTGTTCACACGACTCTCAGTTCCTCGATCAAGCGCAGGAGAAACGGCATCAGTCAACACAGGCAGGTGTAAATAATTTGCAGGACCAGAGTGAGAGATACCACCATCCATCTGGGTGTCTGACCTTATACTCGAAGTCAACGAGCCATTAGGTAAGTAAATGCCAGACCAAAAGTCGTCCTCTAGATGAGCAGGAACAGTTTGATTAACCCTGTTTGTGTTGCAAAGAGGTTTTACATCTTCGGTTTCGCAAGCACTCAAGGTGTCCATCTCAGTATCATCCTCAGTAAGATCCAAAACAAAAGGAATTGCAGATGAGACACGGGTAGATTCTTCCTGTTCGGAAATTTCATTTTGAAAGGCCTTATCATGTGCCTGAACTAGATCATCATCATTCTCCAGTCCAGCTTTCCATGATCCATCCATAGAGATTATTACCTCAGCAACATTCGCTCCTACCTCTATCAGGACCTAGGGGAGAAAAGCAACTGATTTTATAATATTGGGTAAAAAATAACGCAAACAGACAGGACGAATGCAAATAAATAGCTACTTGCCTTAACCATATTTTGATCAACGCGGAGGTCCAAATAGCAGACATACTGATTACAGTGGGGACAGCGCCACGAAGGTCGTCTTAAATTTATATTGACGTAATTACTGAAGTCGAAACACTATAGCTCATATAAGCAACAGAAAATTATATTAGAAGTCAGTATTGACTATAGTTACAAGAAAATATATTACCATGTACAACTACAATCACAGAATAACTTCAAATTTCATCAACTACCCAAAAGCTTGAAACCGAAAAAATCAACTCAGGACATAAAGGACAAcaaatccaattccaaattcTCAACTTCCCCTCCAAACCTCAACAACTAACAAGAGAACATTTTGGTGGGACAAAGCAAAAACTTTCATCCAGCTTTTTCTATCCTCCTTACAACCCCTATAgcacaaacaaagaaaattttaatttttgtcttttttctGCTCccaaagaatgaaaaaaaaaatcataataatatttttaagatATTAAATCTGAACCCGAACTCATAAGAAATATCTCCAACGTATAAATTGGAAACCACGTGACCTCCAAGCAGCACATTAAATCACTTGCACATATAATGGAGGTGGAAAGCATCAATGTAATTAGAATCCACCTCTAGTGcacaatttaaaaaacaaaaaactctgAGTCTAATAGAATCAATCATGCAAGCAAGACGCATACAAATCGAGGAACAATGTTACAAGTCTCAAAAGCTAGTTACATAATGATTATGAAGGAAGTtgcaaacaaaaatttaaaaccaaAGGCATCAATGGGAGAAAAGGATGCATGGAGCACTCACCTGAAGATGTTTGCACAAATGTCCTTTGACAGGAGTTTTTATACGTGTATAACTGTTTTACAGATAAAAGTAAAATGTAATAATCAGCATCATAGCAATGAAGTTTCATCATGAAAGGATTACCAAACTacacatttttcatccattttaATGTAGAGAAATAGACAACAAAAAAGTAGATAAGATACGAAACACACTTCAAACCATTAACAAATTTATTCACTGAAACCAGGACACATGAACAAAATGCTATTTTGATTGTTGAACTCAATGCTTGACAATATAGAAGCAGCTGGTGTAACTGATGaaaaacacacaaaataaaattgatgttgTTCCAATATTTcagtgaaaaacaaaaaatgtttcttCAAAAAGAGATTCAGAAGTTCAGAATATATGAGACGAGAAAGATCACATAAATAGGCATCAACATTTAACCTATGACATCTTCATATGAAGCTACTCAGCCTCTCCTGATCAGAATCAATTGAAAATTAGCAAATATCCCATAATGTTTCTAGCATTAACATTTCTACTTAAAGTAAATCCTGATAATACGTTTCAAATCAAATGTCCCAGGAATACATATCTCCGATATAAAAGGTTACAAATACACtaataaaattcaaaaccaaataTAGTAAGAAAATTATAGCAACATTAAAGCTACAAGCAATAGATATCAAGGCATACCTTATGGGACAATTGAGAGAAATTCTTGATGGCCCCTCAATTATATCAGGATCTAATGATTAAAAGAAGACAATTAAAAAACTATGCCATTGTAAAAAGCCTAAATGCTTTGCAAATTCCTGATACTACAAGATATAATCAAGTGTCTTTTGATGTTTCCTATGGAGAATACCTGAATCTGACGGAGACACAGTGGACTGCGAATAATCTTTCAGTACTGGAGTGTCAGGTGATGGTGTGATACTCATAAAGGCAACCACTATGGTATAATGACCTAAAAATAGTTCAATGTGTCAGAGCTGGATGAATATAGCACAAGAAAACTACAATAATTAGAACGTGATGACTTGCATCCAAACTCACCATTGAATTGGCCCACAGCTTGCAGAAGATTTGATCCAAACTTAAGCATTCCagtcacaactgaaggtaactGGGGTCCAGTATCCTGTAAAGAAAATTAAAGGCACAGGGTGTTATGAAATGAATACCATGTTACAATccaaattttgtcaaatttaGTTATCCAGTTAGCGGAACCGCACAAACCATTGTAACATTGATCCTTTTATCTACTCCCTTTCCATTTAGCAGAAAGCTacagaattgaaagaaaaaaaatgttgttaGAATAAATAGGAAACACTTCTAACTAAACTAAAAGGTTGAGAGGAAAATCAGCCGTACTTCACTTGTGGTGGACTTATAATACATGCAGATGTCTCTATATTATCTGTTTGTGCTACAAGTAATCGCTTGAGGCAAACAGAAAGGGTGAGGTCAAGAATAACTTCTAAAAATCATAATTCCAATTTCACATATAAATGGAAAACAGTATAACGTAAACAATTAGAACAAAGAGAGAAACCGCCACGAGTATATAaccaaataataaagttatgaTGACACGAATTATATGTATAGTTATTCTCTAATAAGATAAATATGGACATACTTCTTTGTTGTTAGATAGACATGGACGACTAGGATGCACAGAGGATAAGATCTCAGCCATCCATATCAAATCTAGCAACTACTAAAGACCTAAATTAAGGACTTGCACCCTAAATGTTAGATCAGATATGGAAGATTAAGATGCATCTCACTCACTACTATTTGAAATGAACAATAAGCATCTAGAAGGAGACATAAGCCTTCCACTGGACCAGATATGACCATTCAGTCAGCCTTCATGAATGATGTGTTTGCTTGTGTTAGGATTTTGGCTCGTCAAGGTTAGTGTCCTATTTTGTATAGGATTGTATTAGGGAAATAAAAGGTGCACCGATTCTTCTCCAAAAGGACTAGGAAAGAATCAAAGTTTCCTTGTACAATTAGATTAGGAGTCCAAGAAGCCTAATTTGGAAAAGGAAAAATGTGTACTTTCCTATTCCATATAAAATAGGAAACTTAATCAGAAAATAGGCATGTAAACCACACCCTATACTTATAAGTAGGGTGCGGCAAGGCTAGGGAATGTGTGAGAAAAGCCAAAGAGAGCTGAGAGGGATAAAGGGCGAATAGTTCTAGGATTTTACAAAAGTACTATAActctattattaatcaaagAAGTCGTGGTTTTCTACCCAGGGAAATCACAAGTGGACGTAGGCAAAAGTTCTGACGAACCAGCATAAATCTTGTGTGTCTCTAGTTATTCTCTAATTTGCTAAGTTTAGTCTACTGCTGGATACATCAAAGAGCAAGATCCATAGGGAGTCAACATTATAATAACTTGTGTATGATGTATGACATTCATGCATACATGTTTAAATAAACTACAAGACTCAAGAACTTACAACCACTCCAACATTCAAACAAAAATGCATCTAACTTTATAAGATGCTTACAATTTTTTCTTGAGGAGAATAATGTGTACTCTTCGAAATATGGAAATCAAGCACATGCGCCCCATATCCAGACTACAACGTGATAAGACATACGTcaaaacaaacccaaaagaAGGGATaggaaaaaaagttgaaaaaggGAATGAAGAGCCACCTTGACTTCTAGAGAGGCAAGTATCTGGCCCATCTTCATCATTGGATAATACCTACACCACACACAAAAGGAGATCTTTCTAAATCATTTGCAAACTCAGCAAAAGACATCCGTTGATACTTGATACCAAAAGCATGATTATTAggacaagcaaagaaaaaatattttgaacCTTAGAAGCTAAAGAAGTcattgtaataaaaaaattctacCTATTTCTAGTTAAACTCTAAATTCTAAATTCTAAATTCTAATATGAACATGGTGCAGGATCATTAGGCTGAGATGATATCCTTTAAAA is drawn from Malus domestica chromosome 14, GDT2T_hap1 and contains these coding sequences:
- the LOC103411689 gene encoding E4 SUMO-protein ligase PIAL2-like — encoded protein: MSRTTLTPQAVSNLVSLKGVGQQRLSASVVNSYRIAAVAERLAAHVKSGYRGEAMEFFNLCLSLSRGIDYAVANNEVPAIAQDLPGLLKQICQRKSDKVLEAAIMVLMISVKNACRTGWFSDKETEELFFLANEIGSSFCSLGDVKTGASCSLSVIDTIMERYYPMMKMGQILASLEVKSGYGAHVLDFHISKSTHYSPQEKIRLLVAQTDNIETSACIISPPQVNFLLNGKGVDKRINVTMDTGPQLPSVVTGMLKFGSNLLQAVGQFNGHYTIVVAFMSITPSPDTPVLKDYSQSTVSPSDSDPDIIEGPSRISLNCPISYTRIKTPVKGHLCKHLQCFDFSNYVNINLRRPSWRCPHCNQYVCYLDLRVDQNMVKVLIEVGANVAEVIISMDGSWKAGLENDDDLVQAHDKAFQNEISEQEESTRVSSAIPFVLDLTEDDTEMDTLSACETEDVKPLCNTNRVNQTVPAHLEDDFWSGIYLPNGSLTSSIRSDTQMDGGISHSGPANYLHLPVLTDAVSPALDRGTESRVNTDLVASAMHTQFSSNNLQLQQPQFASSNATVSNEYGRFANTVLPRTPTAVQALPAQTPGLQQRSRTSFNTPPSASLSSQVGQSITPTANGVTAVCSDVERQQHFSRPRMNLPQVSIIAPSSMQPPSQTTQNWDRHGQSAQQVVGLPAPSQLQSVNRTSLGLMEFQNAHLQQAFNPRTPQTVGQLSSANRSSSHVSRAHIQQGSVRVETGQTSSSLDNQQRFAIGQQQRVAMMARQSPSTPVQNQSPRNRPILPANAEGFRTAALEQSRNVVETVQAVSGADGSPDLSSGENWRPTGRMRGSLSGRAYSAALNQFIIQPTQPTPAASRPPSNLSAPPHLVAAQQSLIANVSTQVPQTKNSHPQ